In the Drosophila biarmipes strain raj3 chromosome X, RU_DBia_V1.1, whole genome shotgun sequence genome, one interval contains:
- the LOC108025939 gene encoding gamma-butyrobetaine dioxygenase, whose amino-acid sequence MWAQRFLRRSARQLKTFSRQISARIVNETNIEVLEEIDSRPLTFPGVWLRDNCLCEDCFHGSSKSRKLDWDNFDTRIRPAALEANELTKEVKVKWSDRHESSFSLEWLRARSFQEERQEEYLREFYRPATRHWSGAEFQEIARHFSYEEVMAQDDVLMQWLQALAVYGVALLRNAPLDEGVVRRLAERVGFIRRTTYGEEFVVQAKPGAQNFAYLSLPLPLHTDLPYYEYKPSVNILHCVVQTDSPGGSNMLVDGFHVADILRRDHPEDFERLCRVVVDWNDIGSEDGREFHNIWRAPVICLDAEGRYTRVNHSVPQRDSHFNVPLAEVLPWYESYARFVRLAIADSHAFKTRPGDVLTFNNIRLLHGRTGYDDSAESPRYIVGAYLDWDIIYSRLRVLKRRLGAGALKGGCQ is encoded by the exons ATGTGGGCTCAGAGATTTCTAAGACGCTCCGCGAGACAACTGAAGACCTTTAGCCGCCAAATCAGTGCCAGGATTGTAAACGAAACTAACATTGAAGTTCTGGAGGAGATCGACAGCAGGCCCCTGACCTTTCCCGGCGTTTGGCTGCGTGACAACTGCCTGTGCGAAGACTGCTTCCACGGCAGCTCCAAGTCCCGGAAGTTGGACTGGGATAACTTCGACACCCGGATACGCCCAGCGGCCCTGGAGGCAAACGAGCTGACCAAGGAGGTGAAGGTGAAGTGGAGTGACCGCCACGAGAGCAGCTTCTCGCTGGAGTGGCTGAGGGCGCGCAGCTTCCAGGAGGAGAGGCAGGAGGAGTACCTGCGCGAGTTCTACAGACCAGCGACGAGGCACTGGTCGGGTGCAGAGTTCCAGGAGATAGCCCGGCACTTCAGCTACGAGGAGGTGATGGCCCAGGACGACGTGCTGATGCagtggctccaggcgctggCCGTCTACGGGGTGGCCCTGCTGCGGAACGCCCCACTGGACGAGGGCGTGGTGCGGCGCCTGGCCGAGCGGGTGGGCTTCATCCGGCGCACCACCTACGGCGAGGAGTTCGTGGTGCAGGCCAAGCCGGGGGCCCAGAACTTCGCCTACCTCTcgctgcccctgcccctgcacACGGACCTGCCCTACTACGAGTACAAGCCCAGCGTCAACATCCTGCACTGCGTCGTCCAGACGGATTCGCCGGGGGGCAGCAACATGCTGGTGGACGGCTTCCACGTCGCCGACATCCTGCGCCGCGATCATCCCGAGGACTTCGAGCGCCTGTGCCGCGTGGTCGTCGACTGGAACGACATCGGCAGCGAGGACGGCAGAGAGTTCCACAACATCTGGCGGGCACCGGTCATATG CCTGGACGCCGAGGGGCGGTACACGCGGGTGAACCACAGCGTGCCGCAGCGGGACAGCCACTTCAACGTGCCGCTGGCGGAGGTGCTGCCCTGGTACGAGTCCTACGCCCGCTTCGTCCGCCTGGCCATCGCCGACAGTCACGCCTTCAAGACCCGGCCCGGCGACGTGCTGACCTTCAACAACATCCGGCTGCTCCACGGGCGGACCGGGTACGACGACTCCGCGGAGAGTCCGCGCTACATCGTGGGCGCCTACCTCGACTGGGACATCATCTACTCGCGCCTGAGGGTCCTGAAAAGGCGCCTGGGGGCGGGGGCCCTTAAAGGGGGCTGCCAATAA